In the Alligator mississippiensis isolate rAllMis1 chromosome 7, rAllMis1, whole genome shotgun sequence genome, one interval contains:
- the LOC106739754 gene encoding olfactory receptor 11A1-like → MADPEQGNQTFVTEFILLGFGDLPELQTFLFMLFLVTYILTLVGNILIVALVVTDQQLHTPMYFFLGNLSCLEICYTSAILPKMLLSLLTKENGISLSGCFLQFYVFGSLACSECYLLSMMSYDRYLAICKPLHYGALMNSKFRIQLAVGSWISGFVADAFTSLMASQLTFCGPNTIDHFFCDYTPLLVLSCSDTHTTERVMSIIGTMCTVPPFLLTLTSYICIIATILKIPSTTGRRKTFSTCSSHLVVVTIFYGSLMTVYLLPKNDILRDQNKLFSVFYAILTPLLNPLIYSLRNKEFRAALRKAVSKFVPLLRTQRIQALF, encoded by the coding sequence ATGGCAGACCCAGAACAGGGAAATCAAACATTTGTTACTGAATTTATTCTCCTGGGATTTGGTGACCTTCCTGAACTGCAGACTTTTCTTTTCATGCTATTCCTTGTAACCTACATTTTGACCCTGGTTGGGAACATCCTCATTGTTGCCTTGGTTGTGACTGATCAGCAactccacacccccatgtactttttcctgggGAATTTGTCCTGCTTGGAGATCTGCTACACCTCCGCCATCCTGCCCAAGATGCTTCTCAGTTTGCtgacaaaagaaaatggaatttcCCTCTCTGGATGTTTTTTGCAGTTTTATGTCTTTGGTTCCTTGGCATGCTCGGAGTGCTATCTCTTATCTATGATGTCTTATGACCGTTATTTAGCAATATGCAAGCCCCTGCACTATGGAGCCCTCATGAATAGCAAGTTCCGCATCCAACTGGCAGTAGGATCGTGGATATCTGGATTTGTAGCTGATGCCTTCACATCACTGATGGCATCACAGTTGACTTTCTGTGGACCCAACACAattgaccatttcttttgtgattatACTCCATTGTTAGTGCTATCCTGCAGTGACACCCATACAACAGAAAGAGTTATGTCCATCATTGGCACCATGTGCACGGTGCCTCCCTTTCTGCTTACCCTGACATCCTATATTTGTATTATTGCCACCATCCTGAAAATACCTTCTACCACCGGGAGGAGAAAAACTTTTTCCACCTGCTCCTCGCACCTTGTTGTGGTTACAATATTCTATGGCAGTTTAATGACAGTCTATCTGTTACCGAAAAATGACATATTAAGAGACCAAAACaaactgttttctgttttttatgCTATCCTGACTCCTTTATTAAATCCCCTTATATACAGCCTGAGAAATAAGGAGTTTAGGGCCGCCCTGAGAAAGGCAGTAAGTAAATTTGTGCCTTTACTGAGGACTCAAAGAATCCAAgctcttttttaa
- the LOC106739753 gene encoding olfactory receptor 10A7-like, with translation MTLANQTVVTEFILLGFSSLLQLQLLIFLVLLVMYIISLMGNILIIFITIVDPALSSPMYFFLRNLSFLDICFTTVVVPKLLANLLSKNKSISFSGCKVQMFFFFFFGTVECFLLAAMAYDRYVAIYNPLRYTLVMNRRMCTQIILASWISGIPVGITQISWLFSFPFCGPSEVHHFFCDGPPLLELVCADTYLFEMYSLTATIIIILSPFVLILASYTCIIYTVMKMKSAEGRHKAFSTCSSHLIVVTLMYGTGSLIYIRPKSSYSPDTKRFLSLSYTVITPMLNPLIYSLRNNEMKGTLRRILDRKISFW, from the coding sequence ATGACTTTAGCAAATCAAACTGTGGTCACAGAGTTCATTCTTCTTGGGTTCTCCAgtctcctccagctccagcttcttaTCTTTCTGGTGCTTCTAGTTATGTACATCATATCCCTGATGGGTAATATCCTCATCATCTTTATCACAATAGTGGACCCTGCGCTTTCcagccccatgtacttctttctcCGGAACTTGTCTTTTCTGGATATCTGCTTCACCACAGTTGTGGTCCCTAAACTACTGGCAAACCTCCTCTCCAAGAATAAATCCATCTCTTTCTCTGGATGCAAGGTACagatgttcttcttcttcttctttggcaCTGTGGAATGCTTCCTCCTGGCCGCCATGGCCTATGACCGCTATGTTGCTATATACAACCCGCTGCGTTACACCCTTGTCATGAACAGGAGAATGTGCACCCAAATCATACTGGCCTCTTGGATCTCAGGGATCCCTGTGGGCATCACGCAAATCTCCTGGCTCTTTAGCTTCCCATTCTGTGGGCCCAGTGAAGTGcaccatttcttctgtgatggCCCCCCACTGTTAGAATTGGTGTGTGCAGACACCTACCTATTTGAGATGTACTCCCTCACAGCTACTATTATAATCATCTTGTCCCCTTTTGTACTTATCCTTGCATCCTACACCTGCATTATCTACACTGTGATGAAGATGAAGTCGGCAGAGGGACGACACAAAGCCTTCTCGACTTGCTCATCTCACCTCATAGTCGTGACTCTGATGTATGGTACAGGCAGTTTGATCTATATCCGGCCCAAATCCAGCTACTCACCTGACACCAAGAGATTCTTGTCTCTCTCCTATACCGTTATCACCCCCATGTTAAACCCCCTTATCTACAGCCTAAGGAACAACGAGATGAAAGGGACTCTAAGAAGAATACTGGACAGGAAAATAAGCTTCTGGTAG